Within the Rosa rugosa chromosome 2, drRosRugo1.1, whole genome shotgun sequence genome, the region AGATTGATGGAACGACGAACATATCAGAAGCAGCATAAATGGAATGGGAAAGAGTTTCATCATACTTCAATATCAACCTAATATGATCATGACTCTGAAAATGGTTTGCAATTGCCTCAAATTCCTTCTGCAGaccaaaataaaagaagaatccTTTAAGTGATTATTTAGACGAAGtatgaaaaatgaaacaaatcTAGCAATTCACTAGAAAAAAGAGATATAACTAAGCATATACAACCATATATAGGAGAACACAGCCACTATACCTTAAGCAAATGCCATACATTTATTATCACTTGTTGATTGTATAAGCATGCAAACAAGCCactaaaatgcatgtaaaattAAACTGCAGATTGCAGCTGTGGGGATTCGAGCTCAAAAGTTTCTACTCTAGTACCAAGTTGAGTTGAGTCTTGAAAGGCTAGGACACTTTAGAGGATAGGTTTAGGGTTTGATAGTAAGCCCCTTCACCTTGCTTGGTTTATACTTTATACTAATAAGGTTAGATCAGGAGGTTAAAATTAAAAACCCTAATCTAGATGAATAAAATCATAATACCCAAAGAACTGTACCCAGGTAGGAAAATAGCCAGGATAAAATAATAGAAAGAAATGTAGAACAGTACCTGAATATGATGTACTGGACTTGAACCCAAAAGAACAAATTGCCCTCCTAGCTCCAATGTTCTATAAATCGCATGTCTGATGAGACGTACACCTTTCTGTGGCACCAATCTCGTTATGCATCCCACCTATCCAAGAGATCAAACAGGTTCAAGTATTCACCTAGCTTCACCAGCCAACAGTCATGCTTAATGAAAATACATAACGTGTGTCAATGATGTCATTCTCAAAATCTCAGACATGATATACATGCAGAGAAAAATTAACACAAAATGGACATATATGAACTCAAACGGGGGACCAAAAACTCCTGTATAAGCTATATGATATCTCGAGTACTACCAAGTTCCAAAAATAAAGAACTGCAGTGCCCAAATACTGACTTAATCTTGACTAGCTCGGACCATTAAACAATAAAGATGGATACAACAATAGCTTCATACAAAAAAGGGGTTCTGCCCTTTTAAGAATTACCATGAATAAGTTGAGTTTAACATAAAGCTCCAAGAAAGCTGTAGGAATGACCACACAAATAATAGAGCTGTATCTATGATATTATTTTCCCATGTATGATTTCTTATAAAACCCACAAACATGTTAAGTTTTTAAATTCTTTCAATTGGCGACATAATGTAGTAAAAATCATGTGTATTCAAATAGCAGAGAAAACATGCCTAATCTGAAAACTTATAGAAAATAATAGTGCATCACtgttgtgaatttggctcgTTGATATGTCCAAGTTGATTAGGATTAtcctaatgggttttggaataggaacagttattcctattgatttagacctggaaagtaagttctattctagttaggaatagaaaagctagctctctttccttgttctaatagttttaggaatcctaatgtgacatgtttgtaaccagcacctacaatctataaatagggctgcAGGAGGTCACATAAGGTGTCCTCAGATcagagaagagatcaaagagagatctcagagagttctcagctacatataaacacaggggcaggtagagccaagggtgatagagagatctagcaaaggggttggggattagcatagggatttcaataagtacttgtaatcaagttgttattctccatagtgctagtgattctcaagagagatcacacagaggacgtaggcaaagtttttgTCGAACCTCTATAAAATTCTGTGTTCGTGTGTGCTGTGGTTTCCTTATGTTCTTGCTGTGATattttgcatcatcatcctATTATTGTTTGCACAGTCATAAGCctataaagagaaacaaggttctgggtaaaaggtgcatatttactacaaagtggtatcagagcttaggctcaAGGTGTTTCTGAGatggcagatgacaaggcagACGCAAGCAGCAATGTGATGCCCATTATGTTGAATGGGAAGGATAACTTCACATTATGGCAAAGGAAGATGAAAAGTGTCCTGATTCTACAAGGTCTGTACGAGGCTATTCTCGGGATAGAGAATAAGGCAGCTGATATGGCAGACAAGGTTTGGCAGAAGATGGACAAGAAGGCAAAGAGCTTTATAGAGCTACATCTTGCTGATCATGTATTAGTTCATGTATTGGCTAGTGCCGGTGAGAAAATGAACAGCAAAGAGACCTGGGATTATCTCGAGAAGGTTTACGCAGGTAAGGTTCATATTGGTGAGAATATGGACAGCAGTAAGACATTGGACAATGTCAAAGAGGTTGACGCGGATAAACTCTTCTTGAAAGACGAACTCTATAGTCTTCGGATGGAAGAAGGCAGGGATCTGCAGGATCATctgaataaatttcagatttgtGTTGCCAATTTATCAAAGGTGGATGTGAGATATAAAGATGAGGAGAAAGCACTTATGCTGCTAAGATCTTTACCAGCTTCATTCGAGCACTTCATCACCAGACTCGTTTCCGGTAAGCATTCTCTCAAGTATGATGAGATTACCGAAGCTATTCAATCTTATTTTAAGATGAGTAGGGAGACCGAAAGCTCTCAAGGAGGCATTCATGTCAAGGGCAAGGAGACAGGTCAGTTGACAAGTAAGAAGGATAAATCTGGTAACAAGGGTACATCAAAATCCAAGGAAAAATACAAGAAAGGTTGCTTCAAATGTGGTGCTACCGACCACTTGAAAAGAAACTGCAGAGAAGGgaagatgagagcagaggcgaTGGCAAGGAGTTCAAACACAGCCAATGTAGTCATCAAACAAGATAAAGATGACGGTGAACTCCTTGTGGTAGCAGCCAGCTCCAATGCTTTCAGCAATTGGATTTTGGATACCGGTTGTACATTCCACATGTGTGCAATCCAAGAATGGTTTGACACATTTGAGGACAGTAGCAGTGGAAAGGTTTTTAGGGGAGATGACTCACCGTGTAGGATCCTAGGTATTGGATCAGTGAAAATCAGAATGCATGACGGAGTTGTTAGAACGCTGGAGAATGTCAGATATATTCCTAAGTTAAGGAAGAACTTGATatctttgggtactttggacaaGGACGGATATAGGTATTGCTCTAAAGAGGGAAGACTCAAAGTTCTTAAGGGATCACTTGTTGTGATGAAGGGCAACATTCAATCTAACAACTTATACAAGCTTCAAGGGACTGCAATAATAGGGGGAGTTGTAATTTCTGTTGAGGTAAAAGACAAGACTGAGCTATGGCATCATCGCCTTGGGCACATGAGTCAAAGAGGAATGCAGGAACTCCACAAGAAAGGTAAGCTAGAAGGTGTCAGTGTTTGCAAACTGAACTTCTGCAAGGATTGTACTCTTGGGAAGCAGAAGGTGGCATTCAAGTTAGCAAATTGTGAGAACAAAAGTAAAGCATTGCTGGATTATATTCACTCAGATGTATGGGGCCCGGCAAAAGTAAGGTCTATGGGAGGCTTCAAGTATTTTGTTACTTTTTTAGATGATTTTTCGAGGAAGATTTGGGTCTACTTTATGAGGGAGAAATCCGAGGTTTTCACCAAGTTTAAGGAGTGGAAAACAGAAGTAGAAAATCTAACAGGCAGAAAAATCAAGTATTTGAGAAGTAACGGTGGCAGTGAATATAGAATGAAAAGGTTCTTACAATTTTGCAAGGATGAAGGAATCACGAGACACTTCACGGTGAAAGAGAATCTCCAACAAAACGGAGCTGCTACAAGGATGAATAAAACTCtcttggagagagaaagaagcatgCGGCTGCATGCAGGATTACCGGACACGTTTTGGGCAGATGCAGTTAACCATGCGTGTTACTTGGTTAATCGGTCACCATCAAAAGTCTTGGACTTCAAGTGTGCAGAGGAGGTATGGTCTGGAGAACCAGTTGACTATTCTAACTTAAGGGTGTTTGGTAGCAGTGCATATGCTCATATTTCCAACAATGAGCAAACCAAACTCAAGCCAAAGTCACGCAAGTGCATATTTCTCGGAGTTGAGAAAGGAGTAAAGGGCTACAAGTTATGGgatattgtcagcaagaaaagggttctaagtagacaTGTCATTTTTGATGAGGAGACAATGCCGTTCGATGAAGTCAAGACAAgtgaggtgaagaagaagactgaTGTTGTAGAGAAAGCAACCGAAGTTCCTCTAACCAAAGGGATCATGGAAGAAACTCCAGCTCAGGTGGAGCAAATTGAGCGAGTGGAGCATGATAAAGGGGTTATCGAGGAAGAAGTCTTAGAGCAACAACAACAGTCATTAATACAAGCTCAGGTGGAGCAATTAGCACTGCGAACCTACGACTCGGTTCGTCAGTCACTTGGGCAGGAGTTCCAGAGAAGCATAGCATTGGACAAGTATGCTCTAAGTTTCAGTCCAGGAGATCCAACCACGTATCAGGAAGCTATAGCAAATGATGTACGGGAAAGTTGGAGGGGAGCTATGTTAGAACAGATGAAGAAGTCCATACAGAAGGACTTGGTTCAGGAGTCGGTTCCTAAGCCCAAAGAAAGAAATCAGGTTGGCTGTAAGTGGGTTTATAGGAAAAAGGAAGGAATGCATGATGAGGAAGCCATGAGATTCAAAGCTCGGGTATTGGCCAAGGAGTATTCGCAGAAAGTAAAGGTCAATTATGACCAAATCTCAACAGTGGATAGCTGCGTTTATCATCATGTGTTCAAGGATAGTATGGTTTTACTATTGCTACTTTATTTAGGTGACATGTTAACTACATGTCAGGATATGTCTAGAATTCCGAAGTTAGAGACACAACTAGGGAAGGAATTTGACATAAAGGATCTAGAAGCTGCACAACAGATCCTAGGAGTGAGGATAAGGAGGGACAGAGAAGTGGGAAAAATATGGCTGTTATATGAACCCGTGTCTACTCCACCGGTAGCACACTTCCAGTTGAGTGTGCAGAGATCGTCTACGAAGGAGTTAGATGAGATGATGAATGTGTCTTATGCAAGAGTAGTGGGATGTCTCATGTATGCTAGAATCTGCACAAGACCAGGTTTAGCTCAAGCATTGAGCATTGtgtcaaagtatatggcaaATTCGGGTAGACGACACTGGCAAGCAGTGAAGTGGATTCTGTATTACTTGAGAGACACCAGGGAGCAAGAATCTGTGTTTGAAAGACaacaagaacaagcatgcaATGCTGGTCATGAGGGTTCAGATTTGGCAGGAGACATAGATAAGAGAAGACCTGCAACAAGTTATGTTTTTACTTGTGGTGAAGGTTTAGTGAGCTGTAGAGCAACTAAAGAATCAGCTACGACGTTGTCTACCACTGAAGTAGATTGCATGGCACTAACAGAAGCTTCCGCAGAAGCATTATGGCTTAATGGGTTATTGAGTGAGTTTGGAATTCAACAAGTTGTTGTGGTGAAGAATGGGGTCATCAATTTGACAAGGAATCAAGTGTTTCAAGCAGAGACGAAACACGTTGATGTTCGTAGTCATCGCAGCGAAGGTTGGGTCAACTCAAGGAAGATAACAATTGAGAAAGTTCATTCAAGGGAGAATGTCTCAGATTGTTTGACCAGGACCATTGCCATGGAGGAGTTCAAGTGTTACTTGAACCTGCTCATTCTTACAGCATGTTGAGATTGAGGTGGAGCACCTCCTCACTAGAGGTGTGTTGAGGCAAGAAGAGTCTTGCCAAGGTGAAGGTTCTTGAAGGTTTCAGGATTACTTCGAGAAGTACAAGATATCCTGGAGGTTGCAGCAATCAGTTTGGTATCAACtcaccaaggtggagattgttgtgaatttggctcgTTGATATGTCCAAGTTGATTAGGATTAtcctaatgggttttggaataggaacagttattcctattgatttagacctggaaagtaagttctattctagttaggaatagaaaagctagctctctttccttgttctaatagttttaggaatcctaatgtgacatgtttgtaaccagcacctacaatctataaatagggctgcAGGAGGTCACATAAGGTGTCCTCAGATcagagaagagatcaaagagagatctcagagagttctcagctacatataaacacaggggcaggtagagccaagggtgatagagagatctagcaaaggggttggggattagcatagggatttcaataagtacttgtaatcaagttgttattctccatagtgctagtgattctcaagagagatcacacagaggacgtaggcaaagtttttgTCGAACCTCTATAAAATTCTGTGTTCGTGTGTGCTGTGGTTTCCTTATGTTCTTGCTGTGATattttgcatcatcatcctATTATTGTTTGCACAGTCATAAGCctataaagagaaacaaggtTCTGGGTAAAAGGTGCATATTTACTACAATCACAAGGTGAATCATTTGAACTTCAGAAAATGTAATTACCAATGGTCTCCTGACATCGGCATACGAAAGCCCTAGACTCTTTCTAATAGCTTCCTTATTTTCTGCTTTCCCCCCAAGATCATTGGCAGTGTACTGTACTTTGAGATATGCATCAGTGGCAGGATTCCATGCATCAGCATCAATTCCATTGAGAATTCCAACGAACTTTTTAGAATGAAAATTAAGTGTCGAATGGAGACCACGTCCACCCTGTAGTCATAGATAATAGAGTTTTATGCAACAAGTGAGAATGAGACCAATGTAACTAATACATTCAATATGATAAGTTGATCATCAATGTGATACTGAAGAGCCTAAGAAACCTAACACAAGGAGCCTGATCTAAGTCCATTCAGCTTCAAATACAAGTAGTCAACATTATGTCAGAAGCAAAAGAAATACCTCAGCGCTCCGCACCTCTTGCGCATAGGTAGGTGATACCGTTGTCACGATATTAGAGAATACAACTGCACCCTAAAATAGAGAAGTGTGATGTAAAAAGGATCAGTTCTACACCTAAAGTATGCTGGTATGAGGTAAATCTTCATTTACTATATACCTTAACCGGATTGATCCTATCATGTGCTGAGTTGTCCTGCATTCTATCTGGTCTGTTTAGCTGGCCGACATCAAGACCACAAGAAGCCAAGTCTGAAGCAGGTGCAGTCCCTTGGTATTCAAAGTTGTGGCAGGTAAAACATATCCTAGCCGAGTTTAAACCCTTTGGGGCATATAAGTCCCAATAAAGTGGAGCCTAGAAAAGAACCAACTCGGTTACTAAtttatgagagagagagagagttttcaTAGTTTATAGAaattgtaaaagaaaaaaaaattgaggttaAAGGTCCATACCACGAAAGCTGTCTGCCAATCATGACAATGAATAATGTCAGGTTTCTTGCCAGCTTGAAGAAGTAACTCAAGGGCTGCACGACTGAAGAAGGAAAAACGTTTGAAATCATCACGTTCTCCATAAACCTGTCCTCTCCAGAAGAGCTTATCGGGATGAAGAGGCTCAATAAAATATACAGGAAGACCTGCAGAACCCAAAAAAATACAATGAGAATTCAGAACTAAAATATGCCATGCAGACAGTtgaattgaaattgctcacctTCAACAGTGCCAACCCAGATTTTATTCTTGAATAGTCGACCATCGAAGTACGACTCTACTGCCACATCTAGGGCCTGTATAGGAGAACGTGTTACTAAAGAATTATGAATTCCAAGTAGAAAAAACATCGTTTTCAAATTAAGTAAGAATTAACAGATACAACATACCCTCAGGTCACGAACACGATCGTACTCCATGCAATCATATTTGGCAAGAATAATTTCCACAAGGTGTCCCTTCTTCTGCAATGCTTTACTAAGACCAGTTACAACATCACCCAAACCACCAACCTGTAAAATAAAATACTAAGTTATACATAATTTTATAATTACATTATTTAAATGAATTCAACTTTAATGACATTATATATCAAGCAAATGCATTATCAAAGACCTCTTTCACAAATGATAGACCATCCACCCTAGTTCATAGAAAATATAAGCTAGCCAACCTAACACAACACCCTTCGccaaatataatttatagccacAACAGATCAAGGAGATAGCAAAAGCTACACTACAAGTGATAAAAGTGCAATAGAAACACTTTATCAACAAGGCATGAGGGGTATTGCAGGATGCTATTACAACCGGGATGGGTTGAAATTAAGATCTTAGTTTAGGAAGTCAAAATCTAATATCCTCATCATGCCACTATGCCAATTAAAAAGGGAAACTTTTGAATTCAGGGATGTGAAATAGGATCCACAAATTCCTGATTTGTAATTGACAATCGAATATATAGTAATAAAAGTAGTATACGCAgtcaatttttttaataaattaagcAAAGATATAAAAACAAATAGAGGTTAGCTGAACTTGCCTTAGCAACTGGTGCCATCTCTGCTGCGATATGAACGACATGCAATCCTGAACTAAAAATCAACAACGTCTAATTAAATAGCATCATAAATATATACCTTTTACATTTCAATAGTAGAAAGTTTACCTTGTTTGTGATGATATCAGTCTGAGAAATGTAGTCACAGCCTCATTTACATTCTTTTCCTTGCATGCCATGTATGAGTCATGAATCCGTCGATCTCTCTTCCATACCATTTCTCTCAACGCCTTTGCATCATcaattgatattttcttttccaaCAACCAACCATCTATTATAAGCAATAAACGGCTCCAAAATTCCCAAGGCATGTCATCAACTGGTTCATCCATCACCCTTCTCTTGCTTTCTTCTTTTAGAGTATTTAAGGTATCTTGAAATTCCTCCACAGATTCTTGATATAACTGAACATAAGAATGTATCTCTTCATCCGAACGCTGAAGCCGGTCCTCCATTAGTTTTATCTTTTGTTGCATAAGCTCATTATACTGTTGCATCTTTTCTGATGACTCCTTATACACATTAGCTTTTTCAAGAGATTCTTCTAATTTATCAACCTTTTTTCGAATCTCCTGATTTTGCTGCAAAACTATAATAGCTTGATCTGCCTGCTTGGTCGACTTATCTAGCAGTACTTGCAAATTCTCCACCTTTTCCCATAAACCTTTGCATTCAACCTTCAGATTGGAAAGTTTGGAAACATCTTCCTGAGAAACTACCAACTTGGACTCCAAATCTTTTAGGGCAGACTCCAAAGACGAACGTTGTTTTTCAAGCATGACCACACGTTCATCCGTATTTTTCATATTACTAAGCTGCTCTCTGAGTTCCTGTATATCATTCCTCAGTGACACATTTTCTAATCTCAATGAACTAAGATTTGCTACAAGCGAATTGATGCTACTTTTGTATGGCAAAGGAGCTTCTTCATTAAATAGCTCACTTTCACTCTCAAAAATCTCAACCCCATTGCTTGTTTCCGCACCATCACCATTGAAATTCTGTTCATTCCGCATCTGGTTTAAGTGGTCTCCGAGGAGTTCCATCCTTATTTTCTCTTGTGCAGCCACTCTGATACGTGCATCAGTCTCTGCCAATTTCATTTCCAAAGCATTCATTTCTCCTTGCAATTCTTCCTTTTCAGATAGAATCTTGTCAAGGTCTTGAAGAGCACTAACCCGAGCTTGATTCAAGAGAAGAATATCTATAAACAACAAGTAAATACACATACATATTTCATCATATCCATAACACAAAACAGTCATAAACACTGAACCAAATGACCAGAGCAGAATGTCATCATACTTTTCTCCGCATTCCTTATCATTCCAACCAACTCCTGCATATCAAAAACAATTAACCGCATAGTAAGACGACAACTAATCAAACTTCCAAATTAGATTATTAActagaaataaaagagaactaTTACCGAAGGTGCTGCTTGATCAGATGTAGTAAGAGCATTCGAAATCGAATCGGTTGAATTGATAGTATTAACATCATCATCAGATACGCTTTCTGAGCTCAAGAGAGGGACCATGCCGACCGAAGCACTCTCCGATTCAGAGTCCTCTTCGCCATTTGGCAGGAAATCCGCAGAAGACTGTTCCTGAGAGGATTTCCTCCTAGCTCTTTGCCTCTTCTGCAGGCAAGTACAACTGCGAAAAAGCCGAAATCGAAAACGAAAGAAAACATCACCGTTCTGATAATCATATTGCACGATGATTGTTTCAATTGAACTGATTAGTTGATTGAATAAAAAGAGTTGAtaagagattgaagaaaagcAATGAATACCTGAGATTCCGGTGGCGTAGCTTACaggacgaagaagaagaagaagaagaagaagaagaagcaggagAGGAGGAAGCAAATGAAAAGCGCGAATTTGAATGTGAGCGCCTGGAGTTTGAACCGGAAATGCTAATCCCCTGGCTCACAAACCAGGTCGTTAGCCTCACCGCCATTGATGATCACCGCCGGAGCTCAAACCTCTTTCACCGCCACTGGATTCAGAACTGGGGTGGAGTAGTGTAAACCCAAGTCTAAGCTAGGTGTTCGAATCTTCTCACTTGCTTCTTTCTCTGGGATTTTGTTTTGAcatcattttatttttaatgaTGAAAAAATGGATTAGTGAGAAGTAAAAGCAGGGTGAGGTGTAGAATGTACAGGAAAAAGTGGGGTTCAATGGTCTTATCTAAAAGACTAAAATCGAATGGTCATGGGGTGTGGGGCTGTGAGTCATCTTGTGTGAGGCCCTCAATAAGTGAGATTtcgtttataattttttttttttttttaacattgaTATTTCTTAATAAGTAGGAGGTTATGTAATCAATCTAGTCTAGTTTTTATCGTGACAGTTGTGAATTGATTGGATTGATGGTAGAGTGGATTGAGAGATTTAGAGAGGCTAGAGACTTTGGTTCGATGACGGTTCACGGGTGGTGGGGGTTGCTACTTGCTACGAGGTTGAGGTCAGGGCTTGATAGCTACTACCTGGGATTATGGTGGAGGCGCGACGGTTGGCTGAGAGATGGGTGGAAGGCCCCATTCGACTGGTGGATGCTTCTGGAAGGACAGGGATGACTC harbors:
- the LOC133729312 gene encoding probable starch synthase 4, chloroplastic/amyloplastic; protein product: MAVRLTTWFVSQGISISGSNSRRSHSNSRFSFASSSPASSSSSSSSSSSCKLRHRNLSCTCLQKRQRARRKSSQEQSSADFLPNGEEDSESESASVGMVPLLSSESVSDDDVNTINSTDSISNALTTSDQAAPSELVGMIRNAEKNILLLNQARVSALQDLDKILSEKEELQGEMNALEMKLAETDARIRVAAQEKIRMELLGDHLNQMRNEQNFNGDGAETSNGVEIFESESELFNEEAPLPYKSSINSLVANLSSLRLENVSLRNDIQELREQLSNMKNTDERVVMLEKQRSSLESALKDLESKLVVSQEDVSKLSNLKVECKGLWEKVENLQVLLDKSTKQADQAIIVLQQNQEIRKKVDKLEESLEKANVYKESSEKMQQYNELMQQKIKLMEDRLQRSDEEIHSYVQLYQESVEEFQDTLNTLKEESKRRVMDEPVDDMPWEFWSRLLLIIDGWLLEKKISIDDAKALREMVWKRDRRIHDSYMACKEKNVNEAVTTFLRLISSQTSSGLHVVHIAAEMAPVAKVGGLGDVVTGLSKALQKKGHLVEIILAKYDCMEYDRVRDLRALDVAVESYFDGRLFKNKIWVGTVEGLPVYFIEPLHPDKLFWRGQVYGERDDFKRFSFFSRAALELLLQAGKKPDIIHCHDWQTAFVAPLYWDLYAPKGLNSARICFTCHNFEYQGTAPASDLASCGLDVGQLNRPDRMQDNSAHDRINPVKGAVVFSNIVTTVSPTYAQEVRSAEGGRGLHSTLNFHSKKFVGILNGIDADAWNPATDAYLKVQYTANDLGGKAENKEAIRKSLGLSYADVRRPLVGCITRLVPQKGVRLIRHAIYRTLELGGQFVLLGSSPVHHIQKEFEAIANHFQSHDHIRLILKYDETLSHSIYAASDMFVVPSIFEPCGLTQMIAMRYGSIPIARKTGGLNDSVFDVDDDTVPLQFRNGYSFLSPDEQGLNGALERAFNHYLSKPESWRQLVQKDMNIDFSWDTSASQYEELYSKSVARARATIRP